The Aphelocoma coerulescens isolate FSJ_1873_10779 chromosome 2, UR_Acoe_1.0, whole genome shotgun sequence genome contains a region encoding:
- the TMUB1 gene encoding transmembrane and ubiquitin-like domain-containing protein 1, with protein sequence MALIEGVGDEVTVLFVLLLAAAVLGLAWASTRAPEPAAPPTEAAPSTVPAERKDPAPAEGAAAPDEAAGLRQRHPPAAASEGPAEPTLVLRLKFLNDTERLARVRPGDTVGALKRTYFPGQEQQVRLIYQGQLLRDDAQSLAGLHLGHLSVLHCHLSPPSVAPTAPGTPGPHSPAPAALGVGSLALPLFVLLLALLWYLQLQHRHVFTATATTCLAGLTLLVTFVAFAMYRR encoded by the exons ATGGCGCTCATCGAGGGCGTCGGCGACGAGGTGACGGTGCTGTTCGTGCTGCTGCTGGCGGCCGCCGTGCTGGGGCTCGCCTGGGCCTCCACGCGCGCTCCCGAGCCCGCGGCGCCGCCGACTGAGGCGGCCCCGAGCACGGTCCCTGCCGAGCGCAAGGACCCGGCCCCGGCCGAGGGAGCGGCGGCCCCCGATGAGGCGGCGGGGCTGCGGCAGCGGCACCCTCCGGCGGCCGCCTCCGAGGGCCCCGCCGAGCCCACGCTGGTGCTGCGGCTCAAGTTCCTGAACGACACGGAGCGCCTGGCGCGGGTGCGCCCCGGGGACACCGTCGGTGCGCTCAAGAG GACCTACTTCCccgggcaggagcagcaggtgcGGTTGATCTaccaggggcagctgctgcgCGACGATgcccagagcctggcagggctgcaccTGGGCCACCTGAGTGTCCTGCACTGCCACCTGTCCCCGCCCAGCGTGGCCCCCACGGCCCCCGGAACCCCCggtccccacagccctgcacccGCTGCACTGGGCGTGGGCAGCCTGGCGCTGCCGCTCTtcgtgctgctgctggccctgctctggtacctgcagctgcagcaccgCCACGTCTTCACCGCCACCGCCACCACCTGCCTGGCCGGCCTCACCCTGCTCGTCACCTTTGTGGCCTTTGCCATGTACCGCAGATAG